Below is a window of Poecilia reticulata strain Guanapo linkage group LG8, Guppy_female_1.0+MT, whole genome shotgun sequence DNA.
TGCGCATTGTAAACATAATACATTTGCCGTGTGATAATAGGAGTTAactaaattgaataaaaatcgTGTCTGCAGATGTTCTGTCTTTAGTTTCCATCGGTGTCATGTCAGGCTTATTCACaacccgtcaaataaagtgttaccgatcATTTTAGATATTGTTGACTAATTTCGtctcaattaaatatttatcccACGCTAAGGAATTTGCGCTTTGTTTATTTTCGTCTTAAAGCTGTCATCAGTTACCCTAATTATGAAAACTTATTTCCGTTAATTTCCCTGGAGAGCGAAGCCATATGGTTTAAAGGGggcgaataaataaataagccccaagggctttttttttttttttttttttttttttcttcctgtgtgCATAAATCCAGCTGGTAGGCATATGAACACCTTTCTAAGCTGCGGCATTTGGCAAGTAGAGATTTATGGACATAAATGTCAAACCCCCATGCCGCCTGAAGAGGACAGAGACATCTCGTCTTTGTTTTCCCAACATCACGCTGCGGTGCAGCGAGTCCTGAcgttaaagtttttatttgtgcaacaCATCTTCACAGCCTCGGGTTGCAACGTTTGACATCTGACAATTATCCATCCGACTCTCCATTATAGCTGAAGCCGCCTCAGCGTTTTGTGTGAGTTGTTGAAGGCAAAGGCTCAAAGGTTGCTGTCCATCAACTGACACTAATACGATTATTATCGTTTTAGGGCAGCGAGATTCATAATGGCTGCTGTCATGATGACTGCAAGGATTAGCATAATGTCTACAGGTTTGGCATTTATGTTGTGCGGAAACATTTAGTTGATTGAGTTACTgtcaaaacattaaactttgaCCAATGGGTTCATCTCTTGTGAATTGAAGCAGAATCTGACCAGAATATGTGAAGTTCAGGATTTTCTTAGACATCACAGATAAGGattatttttaagtctttaaaaaaatacttatgtAAAGATTGGTgtatactttttcttttttcttttacaaaattcACTGACCTCAATAATAGCATTTTGGGGATTTTAAGAGAAATGTATTGAAGCTGGTGCGACTATTTGCCctctttctgatttattttttgttgcttttatttcagtacttgcttttcagatcatcaaacaaactcttaaataagaaaatgataACATGAGTGAATGCAAAACACAGTTTTCAACTTATTATGTTATTCTTTTAAGGGAACAAGCTATCCAACTTGttcaaataatcaattaaaataataRtacatgaattatttaaacagtgCTTGTCAGACAGCATAAAGTAGGGTAGTTGATCTCACAAAGCAACTGATCACAtgaaaatctaaagaaaattcAAGAGCAAATGTTAAGCAAAGCCTTTGACATTCATTCAGGAAATGGTTACAAATGCGTTTGTGAGGTTATGGGAGCCTGTCAAACCACAGTGAAAGCCRTTCCCCATAAATGGGATAAATATGGATCGGTGGCCAAACTTCTCAGGAGCTACCAGTCATGACTTGGACAACTTGTCAAAGAGGTCGAAATAGAAAACAACATCTGAAACATTGCAGGCCTTACTTGCCTTAGCAAAGATCAGTGTCCATGtttcaacaataagaaagaaactACAGTGTGtgttagaaaaacacacactttgatTTGATGTCCTATTTTTTTCATGACTATATTTTTTTGATAACGTTAGATACTTGGAAATCATATTAGCTTACTGGAACTGTAAAAAGCTGATATTTCATACTTGACAGCCATAAAACAaggtaaacagtttttaaaatccatttagCTTCTTATCTTTTTAAAAGGACATCGTAATTTCGGAAACACATTGCTCTTCATTGATAATGTTACTGCTAACATAAATAACACATTAAACACTCCAAATATCAAACCATTTCccacgtttttgttttatatctttCTCTCCTTTATTGACATTTGGTCCATATAGAGTGCCATTAAAACGGTTTAACTGATGCCATTCTTCTAAAAGTGCAATGTCCTTTTATAAGAAATTGCATGTTGGCTGCGTTCCCAGACAGTTCACTGGAAAGTTTCTCTCCTCTCTTGGTAAATATGGGCCCCTTGCCCAGAGATTACCATACACACCTGTGTTGTGTCGAGTGTGCATAGTGCAGAAGTTTGACATAGCAATTGTTCTCTGAACTAGGAATTCACAGAATACTCAAAAGAGTCAGAACGTTATGAATTGTTCCTTCTAGGTAATGGCTGCCATTGAAGCATAAATAACAACTGCACATGTTGTGTACATGTCTTTTCTCTCTTAAGATAATCCACCATAAAMTGATGGACATCGGCAGCTCCTTCTTCAACATGACCAACTRCAATGAGACAATAATGTCAGAGAATWCCAGCAGCACCAATGGTTCAGACACAACCCCACCAATGCCCTTCAGTGAGGTTACTGCAGTAATCTACACGACTGTCTTCRTAGTGGGATTCTTGGGTAATGCATTAGTTATCTATGTYGTTGCCCGCTACACCAAAATGAAGACAGTGACCAACATGTACATCCTGAATTTAGCCGTGGCGGACGAACTCTACATCATGGGGATCCCTTTAATGGGGACCAACAGTGCGCTGTCCTTCTGGCCATTTGGCAATTTCCTCTGCAAGGTTTCCATGACTGCTGATGGCATGTGCCAGTTTGCCTCCACCTTCTGCCTGACGCTGATGAGCATTGACCGCTTCCTCGCTGTGGTTTATCCTATTCGCAGTGCCAGGTGGCGAAAGCCCCGAGTGGCCAAAATTTTGAATGGCCTGGTGTGGGTCATTTCATTCCTGATGGCRGTGCCGCTCACCATATTCTCGGGTGTGCAGGATAAGTTCAACACCTGCAACATAAGCTGGCCGGAGCCTTCAGAGACGTGGTCACTTGCTTTTATCCTCTACACATCCATCCTGGGCTTCTTCGGCCCTCTGATTGTCATCACCCTCTGCTATCTAATTATTGTTATCAAGGTAATTAAATCTTTACAGATTCCTCTTTGTCTTGAATTAGCAAAAGTTTAGAACTGCATTTTACCATCTCAAAATCTCACACCATCTTCCCTCTTCCAGGTGAAATCTGCAGGTGTAAGAGCAGGCCTGACAAGGCGGCGCAAGTCAGAACGCAAGGTGACGCGCATGGTGGTGATCATCGTGATGGTCTTTATGCTTTGTTGGCTTCCCTTTTTCACCATCAACATTGTCAACCTGTTTTATGTCATACCTGAGAGCAAATTCACTGCTGAACTCTACTTTTCCCTGGTCATCCTCACCTACGTCAACTCCTGCGCCAACCCAGTCCTCTACGGTTTCCTCTCGGACAAATTCAACCAGAGCTTTAAGAAAGTGCTTTGCTTCTGCAAGCAGGTGACTACTGCAACTACGGACCTAGTAGAGAGCAGACAGAATGGCagtaaggtaaaaaaaaaaaagttcttgttttcaATCAGAAAGTGCATAAAGCCTGTGAAGTAAGTAGGTCCTAGTGTGGAATCCCTGCATGTTAGATGGTgcatcatgcatgtttttgtctcagGGCACTCTGCTTTCTTCCAACCATCAAAAAGATCAATTGCTCACTCTTAATTCCTATGACATTATATTGACCGATTGATGGAGCCACAAACCCCTCTGCAAACCTTCAAGAATTAAGCAAGAAAAAGCAATGAATATGAATTACATAGAAGGGATCATGttcatgtgaaaaatattcTGAGTGAACACAGCTTCctgtttcacataaaaatgcaagttaGTTGTCTTTCTGTATTGGATTACATGCATGAGCAGGATCCAAATATGCTTCACTATTCTCTAGGGTTATGCTTATTTAAAACGTACTGGGGCAAAGAGGAAAACCTTAAATGTAGATGTTTTCACCATTTAGATGTTTtcatacatatttttgtaccacTATAACCATGAaccttattgtttttaattagtaCATCATACTAAAGCTCAAAGTCTAATTGTGTAATtttgaagtagaaggaaaaatttacaaatacaaatctgacaATTACGGTGTGCAAATGTATTCTATCCATTTTAGTCTTTAACATTTGATATAATCCAGAGGATTACTCAATTGCATTGTAAATAGAAATTACATGCAGGTTATTTATTCTACAGTTCTACTTTGTGGACAATTTAGAGGATTGTTAGAGAGTCTTAGAGAAGAAACAGCATCCTAAAGACCAAGGCACAAAGCAGAASGGTCAGGGAAAAGATTRTGGAGGATTTTACATAAAGTGTGTGTTACAAAACAATATCCAACACTTTGAACATTTCACTGAGCACAGCTCATAAACAGAAAGTAGAAAGAGAATGGAAATCAAACCAAGACATGGAYKAAAGCCATAGAAATTGCCAAATAACAGATAAAATCTGTGCTGCTCCATGATCTTAAATCTCATatatgtgtttcattttttcacaGTCCATCCAGATGGAGGTTGTAAGGAACCCCGATATTGAGCCTTTCACCTCAAAACCTGCAACGGATTCCCAGTAATTTCTGTCTTGTTGCTGATCCAAGTTGTGCACTAGTGGACCACAGGGCATTCTGACATTTTACCCATGGGACTTCATACTGACGTGGAATTTCCTGACTTTATTTCGGATTGCCCTGTTTTTCACTCTCACATCTCTGCAGAGACTCACTGAACtgaggacagtttttttttttaccaatcactgcattttttttttgttacgtctttgtAAACTGCAATGGACTGtgagcatttttttgttgtaatataAGATATTTACAAGACTGTCAAGTAACTTTAATCCCTttagacttcttttttttattgttttgtttttatggtctGTTTTTAAGA
It encodes the following:
- the LOC103469309 gene encoding somatostatin receptor type 5-like isoform X1, yielding MLCTCLFSLKIIHHKXMDIGSSFFNMTNXNETIMSENXSSTNGSDTTPPMPFSEVTAVIYTTVFXVGFLGNALVIYVVARYTKMKTVTNMYILNLAVADELYIMGIPLMGTNSALSFWPFGNFLCKVSMTADGMCQFASTFCLTLMSIDRFLAVVYPIRSARWRKPRVAKILNGLVWVISFLMAVPLTIFSGVQDKFNTCNISWPEPSETWSLAFILYTSILGFFGPLIVITLCYLIIVIKVKSAGVRAGLTRRRKSERKVTRMVVIIVMVFMLCWLPFFTINIVNLFYVIPESKFTAELYFSLVILTYVNSCANPVLYGFLSDKFNQSFKKVLCFCKQVTTATTDLVESRQNGSKSIQMEVVRNPDIEPFTSKPATDSQ
- the LOC103469309 gene encoding somatostatin receptor type 5-like isoform X3, with protein sequence MLCTCLFSLKIIHHKXMDIGSSFFNMTNXNETIMSENXSSTNGSDTTPPMPFSEVTAVIYTTVFXVGFLGNALVIYVVARYTKMKTVTNMYILNLAVADELYIMGIPLMGTNSALSFWPFGNFLCKVSMTADGMCQFASTFCLTLMSIDRFLAVVYPIRSARWRKPRVAKILNGLVWVISFLMAVPLTIFSGVQDKFNTCNISWPEPSETWSLAFILYTSILGFFGPLIVITLCYLIIVIKVKSAGVRAGLTRRRKSERKVTRMVVIIVMVFMLCWLPFFTINIVNLFYVIPESKFTAELYFSLVILTYVNSCANPVLYGFLSDKFNQSFKKVLCFCKQSIQMEVVRNPDIEPFTSKPATDSQ
- the LOC103469309 gene encoding somatostatin receptor type 5-like isoform X2, which encodes MDIGSSFFNMTNXNETIMSENXSSTNGSDTTPPMPFSEVTAVIYTTVFXVGFLGNALVIYVVARYTKMKTVTNMYILNLAVADELYIMGIPLMGTNSALSFWPFGNFLCKVSMTADGMCQFASTFCLTLMSIDRFLAVVYPIRSARWRKPRVAKILNGLVWVISFLMAVPLTIFSGVQDKFNTCNISWPEPSETWSLAFILYTSILGFFGPLIVITLCYLIIVIKVKSAGVRAGLTRRRKSERKVTRMVVIIVMVFMLCWLPFFTINIVNLFYVIPESKFTAELYFSLVILTYVNSCANPVLYGFLSDKFNQSFKKVLCFCKQVTTATTDLVESRQNGSKSIQMEVVRNPDIEPFTSKPATDSQ